A stretch of Tenrec ecaudatus isolate mTenEca1 chromosome 2, mTenEca1.hap1, whole genome shotgun sequence DNA encodes these proteins:
- the LMAN2 gene encoding vesicular integral-membrane protein VIP36, whose amino-acid sequence MAAGDWFWRWGWGRRCLGRPGPPGPGPGPTTPLLLVLLLLLGPVASDITDGNSEHLKREHSLIKPYQGVGSSSMPLWDFQGSTMLTSQYVRLTPDERSKEGSIWNHQPCFLKDWEMHVHFRVHGTGKKNLHGDGIALWYTRDRLVPGPVFGSKDNFHGLAIFLDTYPNDETTERVFPYISVMVNNGSLSYDHSKDGRWTELAGCTADLRNRDHDTFLAVRYSRGRLTVMTDLEDKNEWKNCIDITGVRLPTGYYFGASAGTGDLSDNHDIISMKLFQLMVEHTPDEENIDWTKIEPSVSFLKSPKDNVDDPTGNFRGGPLTGWRVFLLLLCALLGIIVCAVVGAVVFQKRQERNKRFY is encoded by the exons ATGGCGGCCGGAGACTGGTTTTGGCGCTGGGGCTGGGGCCGGCGGTGCCTgggaaggcctgggcctcccggcCCCGGCCCTGGCCCCACTACACCCCTACTTCTTGTCCTCCTCCTGTTGCTGGGGCCAGTGGCTtcagatataactgatggcaacAGCGAACACCTCAAGCGCGAGCATTCGCTCATCAAACCCTACCAAG GGGTCGGTTCCAGCTCCATGCCCCTCTGGGACTTCCAGGGCAGCACTATGCTCACGAGCCAGTACGTGCGTCTGACCCCTGACGAACGCAGCAAAGAGGGCTCTATCTGGAATCACCAG CCCTGCTTCCTCAAGGACTGGGAGATGCACGTCCACTTCAGGGTCCACGGCACGGGCAAGAAGAACCTCCACGGGGACGGCATCGCCCTATGGTACACCCGGGACCGCCTCGTGCCAG GACCTGTGTTTGGAAGCAAAGACAACTTCCATGGCTTAGCCATCTTCCTGGACACGTATCCTAATGATGAGACCACTGAG CGCGTGTTCCCGTACATCTCTGTGATGGTCAACAATGGCTCCCTGTCCTACGACCACAGCAAGGATGGGCGCTGGACGGAGCTGGCGGGCTGCACGGCCGACTTGCGCAACCGGGACCATGACACCTTCCTGGCTGTGCGCTACTCTCGGGGCCGCCTGACG GTGATGACAGACCTGGAGGACAAGAACGAGTGGAAGAATTGCATCGACATCACCGGGGTGCGCCTGCCCACCGGCTACTACTTCGGAGCCTCCGCCGGCACCGGCGACCTGTCCG ACAATCACGACATCATCTCCATGAAGCTGTTCCAGCTGATGGTGGAGCACACTCCTGACGAGGAGAACATCGACTGGACCAAGATCGAGCCCAGTGTCAGTTTCCTCAAGTCTCCCaaag ACAACGTGGACGACCCCACAGGGAACTTCCGTGGTGGGCCCCTGACGGGCTGGCGGGtgttcctgctgctgctgtgcgcTCTCCTGGGCATCATCGTGTGCGCCGTGGTCGGGGCCGTGGTGTTCCAGAAGCGGCAGGAGCGGAACAAGCGTTTCTACTGA